The genomic DNA CTATGTTCCTTAATATTACTTTTTCCCCAAGCATCAGGAGGAGTTTCTAGAGAAACATGATAAGCAAAATTATTGACAGAAGGTGGTAAATCAGGATTTGTTTTTACAGTTTCTATACCATTAACACCCTGAAAAACCGAATTTCCCGCACCAAAAGCCCGTTTATCTGGAGGTACTAAATAAATCACCGTACCATCAAGAGCAATTAAAGTATGATAACTAGCTTGGACATTTTCATCAACATGATTATTTCTAAAAAAATTAATTGCACTAGCAGCAGAATTAGTAGTTTCATGAAGAACAACTATTGGTTGATTTTGTAAAAGTACACCATTGACATCACGAGTGTATCTTTCACCATAATTACTAGGATCTATAGTCGCCGCAGCTAAATTAGGTTTATAGTCAGTAAAAGTAGCAGTAGTAACATATTGACTAACAACTTGATTTGTTTGATTTCTGGGTGCTGGAGATTTTTGTAAAGGTTGTTGATACAAATTGGCCGAATTAGGTGAATTTTTTGTTTGTGTATCTGTTTTTGTTTCTACGCGAAATAAAGCTTGTGGATATTGATTCCCAACGATAGTATCAGGAGGTGATGTCATAGCATTATTTTCAACTTTTCTAGAACCACCGACAATCAGAGCTAATATCAGAGATGCAAACAATAAAAAAATTAGCATTACTCGAGTAGCCCAGTCTCTAAATCTCATCATAATAAATAGGGAATAAAGATGTTATATGTATAGGTTATCTGTTAAAAGCTAAAATAGCATTCCTATAATTAATTCTATTGATAACATAAATCATTAATAAAAAATGTTTAATGCTAATTTTATATCAAGCTGTACATAATCATAAAATTAATTCAATTATCTATTTGCTATCTGTGTTTATCTGCGGTTAATTATTATTTATGATTCTATTTTATCTAGCTAAAAATTTAGCCAGGAAGACACTCATATATTATAATATTGGATTACACCAAAAATTTATCCCTAAATACATCAGTTTGTCAGCAGACAACACCTTCTAGTTGATTTTTTCACATATTGTTTATATTTTTTCTGGAAAATCTGCATAACTGATCAAAATCCTGGAAAATAATAAATTAAGTTACATACAGCATATTGTCGGCAAATGAGGTACAAATCTCAATCACAAATGCTTTGCACCGAAAGAGTTTTACTACTGACCGCTGACCGCTATTAGCTGATAGCTGCTGTATTATCAGAATAGACGTAAATTACTGGAAAAATATGACACATTCCTTTCTTAAACACATACACAGTCCAGAACGTCCTGTAATCGTCTTTGACGGTGCAATGGGAACTAACCTGCAAACCCAAAACCTGACAGCCGAGGACTTCGGAGGGGCAGAATACGAAGGTTGCAATGAATATTTAGTCCACACAAAACCCGAAGCAGTAGCGAAAGTTCACCGTGACTTCCTCGCTGCGGGTGCAGATGTCATCGAAACTGATACCTTTGGTTCTGCTTCCATTGTCTTAGCAGAGTATGATTTACAACACCAGGCTTACTATCTCACCAAAGCTGCCGCAGAATTAGCTAAAAGTGTGGCCGCAGAATTTTCTACACCGGAAAAACCTCGCTTTGTAGCTGGTTCAATGGGACCAACAACCAAACTTCCCACTTTAGGACATATTGATTTTGACACCATGAAAGCTTCTTTTGCTGAACAAGCAGAAGCTTTATTTGATGGTGGTGTAGATTTATTTCTGGTGGAAACTTGTCAAGATGTTCTGCAAATTAAAGCAGCATTAAATGCAATTGAGGAAGTTTTTGCCAAAAAAGGGGAAAGAAAACCTCTCATGGTTTCCGTAACTATGGAAAGTATGGGGACAATGTTAGTAGGGACAGAAATTGCTGCTGTACTCACAATTTTAGAACCTTATCCCATTGATATTCTCGGTTTAAATTGTGCCACTGGGCCAGACTTGATGAAACCACACATCAAGTATTTATCAGAACATTCGCCTTTTATCGTTTCCTGTATTCCCAATGCCGGTTTACCAGAAAACGTTGGTGGTCAAGCACATTACAAACTTACGCCTGTAGAACTACGTATGGCGTTAAACCACTTTGTTGAAGATTTGGGTGTCCAAGTGATTGGGGGTTGCTGTGGGACACGACCAGGACATATTAAACAATTGGCAGAAATTGCTAAAGAGTTAAAACCAAAAGTTAGACAACCAAGTTTAGAACCATCTGCCGCTTCAATTTACTTAACTCAACCTTACGAACAAGATAATTCTTTCTTGATAGTTGGTGAACGTCTCAACGCCAGTGGTTCTAAAAAATGCCGTGACTTACTCAACGCTGAAGACTGGGATGGTTTGGTTTCCATGGCCAGAAGTCAGGTAAAAGAAGGCGCACACATCCTAGATATTAACGTTGACTATGTGGGACGGGATGGTGTGCGTGATATGCACGAGTTAGTCTCTCGTATTGTTAATAATGTCACCTTACCTTTAATGCTCGATTCCACTGAGTGGGAAAAAATGGAAGCAGGGTTAAAAGTTGCTGGTGGTAAGTGTTTACTCAACTCCACCAACTACGAAGATGGCGAACCTAGATTTTTAAAGGTATTAGAATTAGCCAAAAAATACGGTGCTGGTGTCGTCATTGGCACAATTGATGAAGATGGCATGGCGCGGACAGCGGATAAAAAGTTTGAAATTGCCCAACGTGCTTACCGTCAAGCTGTAGAGTATGGAATACCTGGTACAGAAATATTTTTTGATACCTTGGCTTTGCCTATTTCTACAGGGATTGAAGAAGACAGAGAAAACGGTAAAGCAACCATAGAAGCAATTCGCCGGATTCGGGAAAACTTGCCAGGATGTCATATCATGTTGGGTGTATCTAATATATCCTTTGGTTTAACTCCCGCATCGCGGATGGTGTTAAATTCCATGTTCTTGCATGAAGCTATGCAAGCTGGTATGGATGGGGCGATAGTCAGTGCTAATAAGATTTTACCCCTCGCCAAAATTGATCCTAAACATCAAGAAGTTTGTCGTGATTTGATTTATGACAAACGTAAATTTGATGGTGATATTTGCGTTTATGATCCCCTGGGTGAATTGACAAGATTATTTGAAGGGGTAAAAGCTAAACGTCACCAAGGAATTGATGAAAATTTACCAATTGAAGAACGGTTAAAACGTCATATTATTGATGGGGAAAGAATTGGTTTAGAAAAACAATTAGCAGCAGCTTTAGAACAATATCCACCTTTACAAATCATCAATACTTTTCTCTTAGATGGGATGAAAGTTGTAGGTGAATTGTTCGGTTCTGGACAAATGCAGCTACCTTTTGTATTACAGTCAGCGGAAACCATGAAAGCGGCGGTAGCTTATTTAGAACCCTTCATGGAAAAATCCGAATCTGGTAATAATTCCAAGGGAACTTTTGTGATTGCTACGGTGAAAGGTGATGTCCATGATATTGGTAAAAACCTAGTAGATATCATCCTTTCTAATAATGGTTACAAGGTGATTAATCTGGGTATCAAGCAATCAGTAGAAAACATCATTAAAGCCTACGAAGAACATCAACCTGATTGTATTGCTATGAGTGGATTATTAGTAAAATCCACTGCTTTCATGAAAGACAATTTACAAGCTTTCAATGAAAAGGGAATTACTGTTCCTGTGATTTTAGGTGGTGCGGCTTTAACTCCTAAGTTTGTACATCAAGATTGCCAAAATGCTTATAACGGTAAGGTAGTTTATGGTAAAGATGCTTTTGCTGATTTGCATTTTATGGATAAATTAATGCCAGCAAAATCAGGTGGTAATTGGGATGATTTGAAAGGTTTCTTAGATGAATTGGAAACTGAAGAATCCACCAATGGTAACGGTAATGGACATAAAGCAACCACAGAAAAAACTGTTAAAGAGAAAGTCCCTGCTGAACCCAAAGAAATAGATACCCGTCGTTCAGAAGCAGTTGCAGTAGATATTGAACGTCCCACACCTCCTTTCTGGGGAACTAAGTTTTTACAACCTGGTGATATTTCTTTAGAGGAGTTATTCTGGTATTTAGATTTGCAAGCTTTAATTGCTGGACAGTGGCAATTCCGCAAACCCAAGGAACAATCTAAAGAGGAATATCAGGCGTTTTTAGCTGAAAAGGTTTATCCAGTTTTAGAAGATTGGAAACAACGAGTTATTGCGGAAAACTTGTTACATCCCCAGGTGATTTATGGTTATTTCCCTTGTCAGTCTGAGGGTAATACTTTGCATATTTATGATGTGGAAAATCATTCAGAAAGAGTTGCTAGTTTTGAGTTTCCCCGTCAGCGTTCTGGGAGAAGATATTGTATTGCTGATTTCTTTGCACCAAAGGATTCGGGAATTATGGATGTTTTCCCCATGCAAGCGGTGACTGTGGGAGAAATTGCGACGGAGTTTGCACAAAAGCTATTTGCTGCTAATGAATACACTGATTATCTGTATTTCCACGGTATGGCGGTACAGGTTGCGGAAGCTGTGGCAGAATGGACTCACGCTAGAATCCGCCGGGAGTTAGGTTTTGGTGATTCTGAACCTGATAATATTCGGGATATTTTGGCGCAGCGTTATCAAGGTTCTAGATACAGTTTTGGTTATCCTGCTTGTCCGAATATTCAAGACCAACATACACAGTTGCAGTTGTTAAATGTTGACAGGATGAAGATGTATATGGATGAAAGTGAACAACTTTATCCTGAACAGTCTACGACGGCAATTATTGCTTATCACCCTGTAGCGAAGTATTTTACTGCTTAGGTTTTTATCCCCCTTCGTTGTTTGATGGAGGGGGAGTTTATATTTTTTATTCTCACGCAAAGACGCAAAGGCGCAAAGGAAGAAAGAGAAAGTTAAGAATGTGGTAAGTTATATGTTCGGATTATCGAGATGATTGTCAAATGGATTCTAATTTACAAACTGAACTTTCTACGATATTATCCCAGTATCAAAATTCTTTTATCAATAAAGTTTATGCAGATGAAAATAATGAATCTGATATATTAATGAATGTTTTTTCTCTGACAGCAGAAACTAAGCGAAAAATGGTCAGTATTGGGGAACACAATTGGGAAGGTGTTGGCAGAAAATTGTAACAGCAATTTGTAAGTATCACTGTCCAGACTTTAAACAACCTTTCAAAATCGAAATAGAAGAAGGTGGTAAACATAGTGAACCATGTGATTTAATTGTTGGAAAGTATGCAATTGACACTAAATATCGAATAGGTTCAGGTGAAGATGCAACGCATAAGAAACTTATTAGATATAGTAAATATCTTTCTAAACAGGGATATGTTCCCATACTTTTAATATTGAGAAATGATAACTTACCTGCTGCCATTACTGCTTGTAAATCAGCTAATTGGCAAGTTTTAACAGGACAAGAAAGTATGGATTTTATTCATCAGATTTCTGGTATTGATGTCAAAACTTTTCTAGAAAATAACGCAGGACAATATAAAGTAATTTAACATTGTCTTGCTTGATATTTATATAACCTACTAGGTAATTTTAATCAAGATTTTTGCATTACTACTATTGTATCATGTTTAATTGTTCCTGCCCAATCCACATTTCTAGGAATATTCAACTTTCTATTTTTCAATAATAAATGAAATCTAAAAACCTCTTTAAATCCCAAATTTGTGGCAAAATCAGTTAATGAATCAGCTACAGGAATATCAACTCCACAAATCTTACTCACATCTCCCACTGCAAAACAATAATAACCTCCTGATTTTAATTGATGATATGCACTATGAAAATGTTGCTGCATATCCATAAAATATTTATAAACTACTCTCGCTCTTAATTGATTTTGTCCTTTACTCGCTTTATACTTATCTCCATTAAATATTTCTATAATCAAATTATCAAGCTGATTATTTCCTGTTTTCCCCAGTTGTTTATATTCAACACTGGAAATTCTTTCTGTACCAATTTCTTGAGAACTTAAATTTAATCTGTCTTGATTATTTTTGACTAAATTTAACCAATGTAACTCAAATTTACTCGCCCAAATATAATCAATTGCATTAATATACGGTGGAGAAGTAACTACAGCATCACATAAACAATTTCTATCTAAATTTCTCGCATCTTGTGATGGTACTTCTTGAATATCACTATCATCCCAATCAAACTGATACCATTCTGAAAGTGCTTCTATAATTTTATCAACATAAAACTGAAAATACTTAAATACATCCTGACGATTTCTTTGGGGAATTTCTTTGACATGAGAACGTCTTGCAGCTAATATCATTCCTTCATTCATATCAGAACATTTTCTCACTGTGGATGCTAAAGCTAGTAATAAAACGGGTTGATAAACTGGGTTAGATAATAATATTTGACTTTTAATAATTTCCAATCCTACTTGTACATCCTTTTGAAACCATAAATCTTTATTACTAAAATCAACACTATGTTGTACAGTTTCTTGATGATATGATTCTGTGACTATTGTTTGCGACTTTGCCAAAATATCAATTAGTGGTAAGCGAGAAGTTTTAACTCTACAAATTAACTGACTTAAAGGATTATTATCTGACCAAATAATTTTTCTGCCTAATTTCAATACTTCAATTATACTTGTTCCTGAACCTGCAAATGGTTCAAGAACTACTGCATTTTTTGTAGTGTATTTCTGTAAAAACCAAGCAGGAATTTCAGGAATTGTTTTTGCAGGTTGAAATCCTAATGAATAAACTTTTATTGGTGAATTTCTCTCTAGAGAAATATAAGAACCATTGGGTAAATTATCAGGAATATTATATTTAATTTCCAGATAGGATGTTTCATTTTTTTGATTTATCTCAGAGAATATTTCGTTGTTTTGATGATCAGGAAAAAGTGATAATTGCTTCATGATTTTTGAATGTAGCGGGTGATTTTATTATAACTAATTGGCTATATATTATATTCTTGAAAAACAAAAACTTGAATCCCAGATTTAGGTTGATTATTTTTTTTGACCCGAATTAGCCGATTAGTAAAATCTGGATTTTCACTCAGGCAATTGTGCAGTATTTGAGATTGTCCTAAATAATCCCGGTCATCTTTACAAATGATAATACCACTATGATAAATTCCTGTTTGATGAAGTACAATAAAATCATCTCGATTTAATGTCAGTAAAACTCTTTTTTCCTGAGTTGCAAACACCAAAACTTCATCATCTGGAATACCTTGATTTGCTTGTCTTGCTTCATAGGAAGTAAGCACATCATATTTCATCTGCCGCAATTGTCGAACAATTTCTAGAGGAAAGTTTTCATCAGCATACAATCTCACCATCAATCATCCTCGTTTTGAGCAGTTATGGTGAGATCAATTTCTGAGCGATGTTGTTCATAATAATTCCAAGCTGCTGTTAAATCTTCAGATGTCAGACTGGGATAATTTTGCAACAATTCTGCCTCATTTGCTCCCTGCTGACGCAACGAAACCAATACCCATACAGGAATGCGGGTATTACGAATACAAGCATGACCACCACAAACTCCAGGCGTTTTCTGCACTGCGTTTAGTTTAAGACGACTTTCTAAAAGTTTTCTTTCTTCTGGGGAAAGTGCCTCAATTACTTGTACAAGGGAATCAACCAATCGCGGATTCATAGTTTAAATTTTAGTGTCTTGAAATTAATATGATATTTTGCATTACTACTATTGTAGTATATTTCATAGTTCTTCCCCAATCAATATTTACAAAATATTTAATAGAAATATTCATGAAAACTGATTCTATTTTTTATCGCATTTTTCAAACTTGACCTCAATTTTTTTTGAACTGATAAATTTACCAGCTAGTGAAGCAGATATTTATAATTTTGGGTCTGTTGAACTCAAACAAACAGCATTTAGAATTGATGGTGTATTTCTACCTACAAATAATCAAAAAGAACAACCTATTTATTTTGTAGAGGTACAATTTCAAAAAGATAAGGAAAAAGAAGTTACTGCTTTAGCGATAACTTTATTATCAAAAGCTAGGTCAGATTTACCGGATGAAAGATTGCAAAAAAATTTGCTAGATTTAATTCAGACTATTGTTTCCTATAAATTACCCCGTCTCAGTCCCCAGGAGTTAGCAAGAATATTTAGTATTAGTGATTTAATAAATACCAGATATTATC from Okeanomitos corallinicola TIOX110 includes the following:
- a CDS encoding peptidoglycan recognition family protein, giving the protein MRFRDWATRVMLIFLLFASLILALIVGGSRKVENNAMTSPPDTIVGNQYPQALFRVETKTDTQTKNSPNSANLYQQPLQKSPAPRNQTNQVVSQYVTTATFTDYKPNLAAATIDPSNYGERYTRDVNGVLLQNQPIVVLHETTNSAASAINFFRNNHVDENVQASYHTLIALDGTVIYLVPPDKRAFGAGNSVFQGVNGIETVKTNPDLPPSVNNFAYHVSLETPPDAWGKSNIKEHSGYTEEQYNSLAWLIAQSQVPDDRITTHQAVDVANGKVDPLSFDFERFFNKLHSFREVKSFSNS
- the metH gene encoding methionine synthase, which produces MTHSFLKHIHSPERPVIVFDGAMGTNLQTQNLTAEDFGGAEYEGCNEYLVHTKPEAVAKVHRDFLAAGADVIETDTFGSASIVLAEYDLQHQAYYLTKAAAELAKSVAAEFSTPEKPRFVAGSMGPTTKLPTLGHIDFDTMKASFAEQAEALFDGGVDLFLVETCQDVLQIKAALNAIEEVFAKKGERKPLMVSVTMESMGTMLVGTEIAAVLTILEPYPIDILGLNCATGPDLMKPHIKYLSEHSPFIVSCIPNAGLPENVGGQAHYKLTPVELRMALNHFVEDLGVQVIGGCCGTRPGHIKQLAEIAKELKPKVRQPSLEPSAASIYLTQPYEQDNSFLIVGERLNASGSKKCRDLLNAEDWDGLVSMARSQVKEGAHILDINVDYVGRDGVRDMHELVSRIVNNVTLPLMLDSTEWEKMEAGLKVAGGKCLLNSTNYEDGEPRFLKVLELAKKYGAGVVIGTIDEDGMARTADKKFEIAQRAYRQAVEYGIPGTEIFFDTLALPISTGIEEDRENGKATIEAIRRIRENLPGCHIMLGVSNISFGLTPASRMVLNSMFLHEAMQAGMDGAIVSANKILPLAKIDPKHQEVCRDLIYDKRKFDGDICVYDPLGELTRLFEGVKAKRHQGIDENLPIEERLKRHIIDGERIGLEKQLAAALEQYPPLQIINTFLLDGMKVVGELFGSGQMQLPFVLQSAETMKAAVAYLEPFMEKSESGNNSKGTFVIATVKGDVHDIGKNLVDIILSNNGYKVINLGIKQSVENIIKAYEEHQPDCIAMSGLLVKSTAFMKDNLQAFNEKGITVPVILGGAALTPKFVHQDCQNAYNGKVVYGKDAFADLHFMDKLMPAKSGGNWDDLKGFLDELETEESTNGNGNGHKATTEKTVKEKVPAEPKEIDTRRSEAVAVDIERPTPPFWGTKFLQPGDISLEELFWYLDLQALIAGQWQFRKPKEQSKEEYQAFLAEKVYPVLEDWKQRVIAENLLHPQVIYGYFPCQSEGNTLHIYDVENHSERVASFEFPRQRSGRRYCIADFFAPKDSGIMDVFPMQAVTVGEIATEFAQKLFAANEYTDYLYFHGMAVQVAEAVAEWTHARIRRELGFGDSEPDNIRDILAQRYQGSRYSFGYPACPNIQDQHTQLQLLNVDRMKMYMDESEQLYPEQSTTAIIAYHPVAKYFTA
- a CDS encoding DNA methylase, which encodes MKQLSLFPDHQNNEIFSEINQKNETSYLEIKYNIPDNLPNGSYISLERNSPIKVYSLGFQPAKTIPEIPAWFLQKYTTKNAVVLEPFAGSGTSIIEVLKLGRKIIWSDNNPLSQLICRVKTSRLPLIDILAKSQTIVTESYHQETVQHSVDFSNKDLWFQKDVQVGLEIIKSQILLSNPVYQPVLLLALASTVRKCSDMNEGMILAARRSHVKEIPQRNRQDVFKYFQFYVDKIIEALSEWYQFDWDDSDIQEVPSQDARNLDRNCLCDAVVTSPPYINAIDYIWASKFELHWLNLVKNNQDRLNLSSQEIGTERISSVEYKQLGKTGNNQLDNLIIEIFNGDKYKASKGQNQLRARVVYKYFMDMQQHFHSAYHQLKSGGYYCFAVGDVSKICGVDIPVADSLTDFATNLGFKEVFRFHLLLKNRKLNIPRNVDWAGTIKHDTIVVMQKS
- a CDS encoding DUF5615 family PIN-like protein — its product is MVRLYADENFPLEIVRQLRQMKYDVLTSYEARQANQGIPDDEVLVFATQEKRVLLTLNRDDFIVLHQTGIYHSGIIICKDDRDYLGQSQILHNCLSENPDFTNRLIRVKKNNQPKSGIQVFVFQEYNI
- a CDS encoding DUF433 domain-containing protein; this translates as MNPRLVDSLVQVIEALSPEERKLLESRLKLNAVQKTPGVCGGHACIRNTRIPVWVLVSLRQQGANEAELLQNYPSLTSEDLTAAWNYYEQHRSEIDLTITAQNEDD
- a CDS encoding DUF2887 domain-containing protein, with product MTSIFFELINLPASEADIYNFGSVELKQTAFRIDGVFLPTNNQKEQPIYFVEVQFQKDKEKEVTALAITLLSKARSDLPDERLQKNLLDLIQTIVSYKLPRLSPQELARIFSISDLINTRYYQEVRYEEALNYTMRIIERRIGGVSQDLQVKINQLSVENLENLGLALLDFTSMNDLVIWLNNQASSDG